A region from the Candidatus Magasanikbacteria bacterium genome encodes:
- a CDS encoding NAD(P)H-dependent oxidoreductase subunit E gives MKKIRICNGISCNKNGAERIMRNYEKKYNLKAGVQNGKIDLDFKECGGDCCGLVNIKKGDKYFSVYKSGKEMEKINKDYKIDLKDNFLGDI, from the coding sequence ATGAAAAAAATCCGTATCTGTAATGGTATTTCTTGCAATAAAAATGGTGCAGAAAGAATAATGAGGAATTATGAGAAAAAATATAATTTGAAAGCTGGAGTACAAAATGGTAAAATAGACCTTGATTTTAAAGAATGTGGAGGTGACTGCTGTGGTCTTGTAAATATAAAAAAAGGAGATAAATATTTTTCTGTTTATAAAAGTGGAAAAGAAATGGAGAAAATAAATAAAGATTATAAAATAGATTTAAAAGATAATTTTTTAGGCGATATATAA
- a CDS encoding WecB/TagA/CpsF family glycosyltransferase, with protein MYKYFLGVRLDKLTRRMAGKKIQVFLDGNSQYKIYTPNPEMLVKAHGDKGFREILNKADLNICDGKGISICSFGAMQSIPGVDFMLDICKIIEKKDVKVFLLGSDDAKVVRKTALNLTKVFPKLAISDFHEGPQVIENKDGSLWVEETVNNLVLERIRRSKADVLFVAFGHGKQEKWIERYLKELPNVKIVMGVGGAFDFISGSVERAPEIMQSFGLEWLWRLKNNPKRWKRIWNAVIVFPYLYITQFNENYDKN; from the coding sequence ATGTACAAGTATTTTTTGGGAGTAAGATTGGACAAGTTGACTAGGAGAATGGCTGGAAAAAAAATTCAGGTTTTTTTGGATGGAAATTCGCAGTATAAAATTTACACGCCAAATCCAGAGATGTTGGTGAAAGCTCATGGCGATAAAGGTTTTAGAGAGATTTTGAACAAAGCAGATCTTAATATTTGCGATGGAAAAGGAATTTCTATTTGCTCTTTTGGGGCTATGCAAAGTATTCCCGGTGTGGATTTTATGTTGGACATTTGTAAAATTATAGAAAAGAAAGATGTAAAAGTTTTTTTGCTGGGAAGCGATGATGCAAAAGTTGTCAGAAAAACAGCGCTGAACTTAACAAAAGTTTTTCCAAAATTGGCAATTTCAGATTTTCACGAAGGTCCACAAGTAATAGAAAACAAAGATGGAAGTTTGTGGGTTGAGGAGACTGTAAATAATTTGGTTTTGGAAAGAATTAGAAGAAGTAAGGCAGATGTTTTGTTTGTGGCATTTGGGCACGGAAAGCAGGAAAAGTGGATAGAAAGATATTTGAAAGAATTGCCAAATGTAAAAATAGTAATGGGTGTGGGTGGAGCTTTTGATTTTATAAGTGGAAGTGTGGAGCGAGCGCCAGAAATTATGCAGAGCTTTGGTTTGGAATGGTTGTGGAGACTCAAAAATAATCCAAAAAGATGGAAAAGAATTTGGAATGCCGTGATTGTTTTTCCTTATTTATATATTACACAATTTAATGAAAATTATGATAAAAACTAG
- a CDS encoding ferredoxin: MEEQKFEATRKTGKICKIVIDKEGCIGARSCVVVAPEIFKMNEENIAYIINPDASDDDILKMSAEACPVLAVHLYDENGNKIFPKE; this comes from the coding sequence ATGGAAGAACAAAAATTTGAAGCTACCAGAAAAACAGGTAAAATTTGTAAAATTGTAATTGATAAAGAAGGTTGTATTGGTGCTCGCTCTTGTGTGGTTGTAGCGCCAGAAATTTTTAAAATGAATGAAGAGAATATTGCATATATTATAAACCCAGATGCAAGTGATGATGATATTTTGAAAATGTCTGCAGAAGCTTGTCCAGTTTTGGCAGTTCATCTTTATGATGAGAATGGCAATAAAATATTTCCAAAAGAATAA
- a CDS encoding glycosyltransferase family 2 protein has translation MSDLISVIVPTYNPGKHLLETLQSIMVQTYKNIEVIVVDDGSKIPVEDMLKDMLFFEKITLIRQENQGAPSARNKGFSKSTGKFVIFWDDDIVGELDMLEKMHLALVENESASFAYSNFHFGFKKMPAMEFNVEELKKKNYIITTSLIYREDFPGFDEFLKRFQDWDLWLNMAEKGKKGIWINEYLFKATPKKAGISTWLPKFAYKKPWNFLPFFKKRVKQHEKARKVIEEKYNLK, from the coding sequence ATGAGCGATTTGATAAGTGTAATAGTGCCAACATATAATCCAGGAAAACATTTGCTAGAAACACTGCAAAGTATAATGGTGCAAACTTACAAAAATATAGAAGTAATTGTAGTGGACGATGGAAGTAAAATTCCTGTGGAAGACATGCTCAAAGATATGTTATTTTTTGAAAAGATTACTTTGATAAGACAAGAAAATCAAGGTGCGCCGTCGGCAAGAAATAAAGGGTTTAGTAAATCAACTGGAAAGTTTGTGATTTTTTGGGATGATGATATTGTGGGTGAATTGGATATGCTAGAAAAAATGCACTTGGCTTTGGTAGAAAATGAATCAGCGAGTTTTGCTTATTCTAATTTTCACTTTGGTTTCAAAAAAATGCCAGCAATGGAATTTAATGTGGAAGAATTGAAAAAGAAAAATTACATAATTACAACTTCACTTATTTATAGAGAAGATTTTCCCGGATTCGATGAGTTTTTGAAAAGGTTTCAAGATTGGGATTTGTGGCTAAATATGGCAGAGAAGGGTAAAAAAGGAATTTGGATAAATGAATATTTGTTTAAAGCAACTCCCAAAAAAGCTGGAATAAGTACTTGGCTTCCAAAGTTTGCCTACAAAAAACCTTGGAATTTTCTACCATTCTTCAAAAAACGAGTAAAACAACACGAAAAAGCCAGGAAAGTGATAGAGGAGAAATATAATTTGAAATAA
- a CDS encoding metal-sulfur cluster assembly factor — MINKDQIIERLETVIDPELNIDIYTMGLIYDIQILNEKDVKVIMTFTTPSCPAGPMLIGEVKKEIKVLGFENVEVEITFDPMWKPPAELRAALGI, encoded by the coding sequence ATGATAAATAAAGATCAAATAATTGAAAGGTTGGAAACTGTAATTGATCCAGAATTGAATATAGATATTTATACAATGGGTTTAATTTATGATATTCAAATTTTAAATGAAAAGGACGTAAAAGTGATAATGACTTTTACAACTCCAAGCTGTCCAGCAGGTCCAATGCTGATTGGAGAGGTTAAAAAAGAAATCAAAGTTTTAGGCTTTGAAAATGTAGAAGTGGAAATTACCTTTGATCCAATGTGGAAACCACCTGCAGAATTGCGTGCAGCTTTGGGAATTTAA
- a CDS encoding glycosyltransferase family 4 protein: MKKTLIITLEYPPQIGGISTYISDYSKHLGGEVFIWAPKNKEVIEKENLFRGEPYFLLFWPKWLKLFFQIRKIVKKEKIELIHIHHVLPVGYIAYLIHKLYKIPYLVFLHGTDVQMAVRTRRKKKWYAKIVNNAEKIVVNSEYLKTQAIINTKSLIEKTVVVYPCPNNKFLQNYEGDLEKLRSELALGGKKVILTASRIAEGKGHSLFLQVLPEIIKEMPNVIWLVAGSGEKSDVFWKIVREKNLQNFVRYLGDVPNGELQKYYNLADLFLLLTHKDKENNLEEGFGLVFLEAGAVGLPSVAGISGGVQEAVINNKTGFVVDAYDGISVKSAVIRLLQDEELSKSFGENAKNRVAQEFVWEKQLTKIL; the protein is encoded by the coding sequence ATGAAGAAAACTTTAATAATCACACTAGAATATCCACCACAAATTGGTGGAATTTCTACTTATATTTCTGACTATTCTAAGCATTTGGGTGGAGAGGTTTTTATTTGGGCTCCAAAAAATAAAGAAGTTATTGAAAAAGAAAATTTATTTCGTGGTGAACCGTATTTTTTACTATTTTGGCCAAAGTGGTTAAAATTATTTTTTCAAATTAGAAAAATTGTAAAAAAAGAAAAAATAGAATTGATCCATATCCACCATGTGCTTCCAGTTGGTTATATAGCGTATCTTATCCATAAGTTGTACAAGATTCCATATTTAGTTTTCTTGCACGGCACAGATGTGCAGATGGCGGTGAGGACAAGAAGAAAAAAGAAGTGGTATGCAAAAATTGTAAACAATGCAGAAAAGATTGTGGTGAACAGTGAATATTTAAAAACGCAGGCTATAATAAATACAAAAAGTTTAATTGAAAAAACTGTAGTTGTTTATCCTTGTCCAAACAACAAATTCCTTCAAAATTACGAAGGAGATTTGGAAAAATTAAGAAGCGAATTGGCATTGGGTGGGAAAAAGGTAATTTTGACCGCAAGTAGAATTGCAGAAGGAAAAGGGCACTCACTTTTCTTGCAGGTTTTACCAGAAATAATAAAAGAAATGCCAAATGTAATTTGGCTTGTGGCAGGTAGCGGAGAAAAAAGCGATGTTTTTTGGAAGATTGTGCGTGAGAAGAATTTGCAGAATTTTGTAAGATATTTAGGAGATGTTCCAAATGGAGAATTACAAAAATATTATAATTTGGCAGATCTATTTTTACTTTTAACTCATAAAGACAAAGAAAATAATTTAGAAGAAGGTTTTGGTTTAGTTTTCCTAGAAGCTGGGGCTGTGGGTTTGCCGTCTGTTGCAGGAATTAGCGGGGGAGTACAGGAGGCTGTAATAAATAACAAAACAGGTTTTGTGGTAGATGCTTACGATGGAATTTCTGTAAAAAGTGCAGTTATAAGATTATTGCAAGATGAGGAATTGTCAAAAAGTTTTGGTGAAAATGCAAAAAATAGAGTAGCACAAGAATTTGTGTGGGAAAAACAACTAACAAAAATATTGTAA
- a CDS encoding MFS transporter — translation MRKTLFIALFIGFVNILSFTIIIPIIYVYAREYGLNNFQTSLLFGLFPLAQFFATPVIGKLADIFGRKKLLVISLFGTGVASLMTAFAPTVLFLFLARFLDGVTGGNNSVAQAVISDIVEPKNRAKIFGIFGAMFGLGFIVGPILSLVFVKYSLNMPYIASALFAFTAMIITLFFLPETLKKIDEKTSVNCKKLFNKEIFTAYKIPKLAPLFIISLASGLTFTMFTFTFQPYILNGLGGTVQDITYLLILFGMVSMLVQIFAIGPISKKFKLIYIISVALFLRGITFILLPIIPIFWYFVVVSVALSLVNPLVKPIITTLITNISDSKRIGEMLGINTSYLSLSNAIGPVIGGVLLGINLRAPFIIAGIFIIFIAYFAFRYRFHYISIDKS, via the coding sequence ATGAGAAAAACACTATTTATTGCGTTATTCATTGGTTTTGTAAATATATTGAGTTTTACGATTATAATTCCAATTATTTATGTGTACGCTCGTGAATATGGATTGAATAATTTTCAAACTTCACTACTTTTTGGTTTATTTCCTTTGGCACAATTTTTTGCAACTCCTGTGATAGGGAAGTTGGCAGATATTTTTGGTAGAAAGAAATTATTGGTAATAAGTTTGTTTGGAACTGGAGTCGCAAGTCTTATGACTGCTTTTGCACCGACTGTCTTGTTTTTATTTTTAGCTAGGTTTTTAGATGGAGTTACTGGAGGAAACAATTCTGTAGCCCAAGCTGTAATTTCTGATATTGTAGAACCTAAAAATCGCGCGAAAATATTTGGAATTTTTGGTGCTATGTTTGGACTTGGCTTTATTGTTGGGCCTATTTTAAGTTTAGTTTTTGTTAAGTATTCGCTAAATATGCCATACATTGCGTCGGCTCTTTTTGCATTTACAGCAATGATTATTACTTTATTTTTTCTTCCAGAAACTTTGAAAAAAATAGACGAAAAAACTAGTGTAAACTGTAAAAAATTATTTAATAAAGAAATTTTTACAGCTTATAAAATACCAAAACTAGCCCCTTTATTTATTATAAGTTTAGCAAGTGGACTTACTTTTACAATGTTTACTTTTACATTTCAACCTTATATTTTAAATGGTTTAGGTGGGACTGTCCAGGATATTACCTACTTACTTATACTTTTTGGAATGGTTAGTATGCTTGTGCAAATTTTTGCTATTGGTCCTATTTCTAAAAAATTCAAATTAATCTATATTATATCTGTAGCTTTATTTTTGCGTGGAATAACTTTTATATTATTACCAATTATTCCTATTTTTTGGTATTTTGTAGTAGTTTCTGTTGCTTTGAGTCTTGTAAATCCATTGGTAAAACCCATAATAACAACACTTATAACAAATATATCCGACAGTAAAAGAATAGGGGAGATGCTAGGTATAAACACTTCTTATTTAAGTTTATCAAACGCAATAGGTCCTGTAATTGGTGGAGTGCTTTTGGGTATAAATTTAAGAGCTCCTTTTATAATCGCAGGCATATTTATAATTTTTATAGCATATTTTGCTTTTAGATACAGATTTCATTACATTTCTATTGACAAAAGCTAA
- the gltX gene encoding glutamate--tRNA ligase: protein MIKTRFAPSPTGFLHVGGLRTALFAYLFARKNNGKFLLRIEDTDRGRLVEGGVENILNSLLWAGIKPDEGVSFDEDKNIVQIGSLGKYVQSERLEIYHKYVDELLEKGSVYKCFCSTERLAELRKTQQENRLPTGYDGCCKKLSEEDVNSKVEAGQKFVVRMKMPDAGITKFTDLVRGEIEFKNELIDDQVVLKSDGFPTYHLAVVVDDHLMEITHIFRGEEWLSSTPKHIVLYEMFGWKVPQFAHLSLLVNEKKQKLSKRHGDVSVTDFKEVGYLPEALVNFVSFLGWNPGDEREIFSLLELEQEFSVEKISKAAAVFNREKLDWYNSQYIKNLSNEELLENADPFLVNANLKSSDLEFLLKAVSLEKDRVSTLKEIPEAVAFLFAETLDYDAGLLTWKKSTKEDAKEKLQEVVKFFETLESEYWTTETLEEKTKAWIGEKGYGVGDVLWPVRVALSGKKNSPSPFEIANVLGKEKTVQRISEAINKI from the coding sequence ATGATAAAAACTAGATTTGCGCCAAGTCCGACAGGATTTTTGCATGTGGGTGGTTTGAGGACTGCACTTTTTGCGTATTTGTTTGCCAGGAAAAACAATGGTAAATTTTTGCTTCGAATTGAAGATACAGATCGCGGTAGACTTGTGGAAGGTGGAGTTGAAAATATATTGAATTCTTTGCTTTGGGCTGGAATAAAACCAGACGAAGGGGTGAGTTTTGATGAAGATAAAAATATTGTACAAATAGGAAGTTTGGGTAAATATGTTCAGTCTGAAAGATTGGAAATTTATCATAAATATGTGGATGAATTGTTGGAAAAAGGAAGTGTATACAAATGTTTTTGTAGTACAGAGAGATTGGCAGAATTGAGAAAAACTCAGCAAGAAAATAGATTACCAACTGGTTATGACGGATGTTGCAAAAAATTATCAGAAGAAGATGTAAATTCAAAAGTGGAGGCAGGTCAAAAGTTTGTGGTAAGAATGAAAATGCCAGACGCAGGAATTACAAAATTTACAGATTTGGTGCGTGGAGAAATAGAATTTAAAAATGAACTCATAGATGATCAGGTTGTTTTGAAGTCAGATGGTTTCCCGACTTACCATTTGGCAGTTGTGGTGGACGACCATTTGATGGAAATTACACACATTTTTCGTGGAGAAGAGTGGCTTTCTTCAACTCCAAAACATATAGTTTTGTATGAAATGTTTGGTTGGAAAGTTCCACAGTTTGCACATTTATCACTTTTGGTAAATGAAAAAAAACAAAAACTTTCCAAACGCCACGGTGATGTTTCTGTGACAGATTTCAAAGAAGTAGGATATTTGCCGGAAGCTTTGGTAAACTTTGTTTCATTTTTGGGTTGGAATCCTGGTGATGAGCGTGAAATTTTTAGTTTATTAGAATTAGAACAAGAATTTTCTGTTGAGAAAATTTCTAAGGCGGCAGCAGTATTTAATCGTGAGAAACTAGATTGGTACAATTCTCAATATATAAAAAATTTAAGTAATGAAGAGTTATTAGAAAATGCAGATCCATTTTTGGTAAATGCAAATTTGAAGAGTTCGGATTTAGAATTTTTGCTAAAAGCTGTGAGTTTGGAAAAGGATAGAGTATCAACACTAAAAGAAATTCCAGAAGCAGTTGCATTTTTGTTTGCAGAAACTTTGGATTATGATGCAGGCTTGTTAACTTGGAAAAAAAGCACAAAAGAAGATGCAAAAGAAAAATTACAAGAAGTTGTAAAGTTTTTTGAGACTTTGGAGAGTGAATATTGGACAACTGAAACTTTAGAGGAAAAAACAAAAGCTTGGATAGGTGAAAAAGGCTACGGAGTGGGGGACGTACTTTGGCCTGTGAGAGTTGCACTTTCTGGCAAGAAAAATTCACCAAGCCCATTTGAAATTGCAAATGTGTTGGGTAAAGAAAAAACAGTACAAAGGATTTCTGAAGCCATAAATAAAATTTAA
- a CDS encoding flippase gives MASTTKNTMFMITASIGQKLVAFVYFTLIARQLGAEGVGMYFFALSFTTIFVVFVDLGLNNVLIRESAKYKEKAQSYFSNVLFAKFILGIFAYIGVIIAINAMGYEMDIKSLVYLSGITMLFDSLHLSIYGILRAFGNLKYEAVGIVMSQTITFILGTFFLFNGYPLIFLMFAFLIPSMLNVFYSATVLYKKHKISLRPKYDKKVFIRLIQIAIPFAIAAIFARVYSYADSILLSKLAGNEAVGWYSIPYKITYAFQFVPLAFVAALYPRFSEYFVSDKKKLSELFEKSLRYLLIVVFPISVGIAVLAKDIILTIYTPEFSNSILPLQILVGSLIFSFISFPIGAFLNACDRQKIQTVIVGFVMVVNVGLNLILIPIYGVVGAAISALVGNILLAVLGYTIVPQVIKLKHSRIFKMFLKSAFSALIMGIFVWWTNIYINLFGAVLVGAVVYSVMVFATKTMTISQVKDAYFIFRKNKI, from the coding sequence ATGGCATCAACAACAAAAAATACAATGTTTATGATAACAGCTTCTATTGGTCAGAAGTTGGTTGCTTTTGTTTATTTTACACTTATTGCGCGCCAGCTGGGTGCTGAAGGTGTGGGAATGTATTTTTTCGCGTTATCTTTTACCACAATTTTTGTGGTTTTTGTGGATTTGGGCCTAAACAATGTGTTAATTCGTGAAAGCGCAAAATACAAAGAAAAAGCTCAATCATATTTTTCCAATGTTCTTTTTGCAAAGTTTATTCTTGGAATTTTTGCATATATTGGAGTGATTATTGCAATAAACGCAATGGGTTACGAAATGGATATAAAATCTTTGGTTTATCTTTCTGGAATTACAATGCTTTTTGATTCACTCCATCTTTCCATTTATGGGATTTTACGAGCATTTGGAAATTTAAAGTACGAAGCAGTTGGAATTGTAATGAGTCAAACCATTACATTTATTTTGGGAACTTTTTTCCTTTTCAACGGTTATCCGCTTATATTTTTGATGTTTGCATTTCTAATTCCAAGTATGTTAAATGTATTTTATTCTGCAACAGTTTTGTACAAAAAACATAAAATTTCACTGCGTCCAAAATACGACAAAAAAGTTTTTATTCGTCTTATACAAATCGCCATTCCGTTTGCAATTGCTGCTATTTTTGCGCGGGTTTATTCTTATGCAGATTCCATTTTACTTTCCAAGCTCGCCGGCAACGAAGCAGTGGGTTGGTATAGTATTCCATACAAAATCACTTATGCTTTTCAGTTTGTGCCACTTGCTTTTGTGGCTGCACTTTACCCACGCTTTAGTGAATATTTTGTTTCAGACAAAAAGAAATTATCAGAATTATTTGAAAAAAGTTTACGATATTTGCTTATTGTGGTTTTTCCAATTTCGGTTGGAATCGCAGTTTTGGCCAAAGATATTATTTTGACAATTTATACACCAGAATTTTCAAATTCAATTTTACCTTTGCAGATTTTGGTTGGAAGTTTGATATTTTCGTTTATCAGTTTCCCAATTGGTGCTTTCCTAAATGCTTGCGACAGGCAAAAAATACAAACAGTAATTGTTGGTTTTGTAATGGTTGTAAATGTTGGATTAAACTTAATATTAATTCCAATTTACGGAGTTGTTGGAGCTGCTATTTCTGCTTTGGTTGGAAATATTTTACTTGCAGTTTTGGGTTATACAATTGTGCCACAAGTTATAAAGTTGAAACATTCTAGAATTTTCAAAATGTTTCTTAAATCCGCCTTTTCAGCTTTAATTATGGGAATTTTTGTATGGTGGACCAACATATATATAAATTTATTTGGTGCAGTTCTGGTTGGAGCGGTGGTTTATTCTGTCATGGTTTTTGCCACGAAGACAATGACAATTTCACAAGTAAAAGACGCTTATTTTATTTTTAGGAAAAACAAAATATGA